The Aythya fuligula isolate bAytFul2 chromosome 1, bAytFul2.pri, whole genome shotgun sequence nucleotide sequence ATCTTGATCCAAACATACACCTCAACTTTACTCAAATTCACAGAAGTATTTACAGAACTGTAATATCTTTCAACACTGAGTTCTTTctcaaaatacagcatttcagaGGCCTGGCTGACGGAATGGCTTGAATCCCACTTACCACTTGCGtaagcagcaggacagagctaTCCAGCTATGGAACAAAGGTTCCAGAAATCTTGGGGTCAGCTTACTGTCAAGGAGACCTTAATCCCCAGAGCCTGAGGGATGACAGGTGGATTTGGTTCAGTAGTTTTTACAGTGCTTTAAAGGACTTCTACAGTAAGCCAGATCCTGTTTGTAGCTATCATACCCTAGTCctgaagcctttttttcttctaaatccTGTACGCTCAGAAGAAAAGTTAAACGCATGAAAGACAACAGGATTAGTCTCAGGCACTGCAGACTCTGCACTAGAACAGGAGGTAGAGGCTGAATGCCTGTAAGCATGCTGCCGTGGTGAACTCACACTCCACTTTTGTTCACATTCTCTTAAGAAAATGGGGGAACGTATCCAATGTCCACGGTGATGTTGGTATAAAGAGGATGCTTTGTCCTAGAAAGAAGCTTGAACTCTAAGGAATTCATTCCATCATCCTTCCATGTTTTTCCAGTGTTGTGTCGGGAAGCAGACCTGAAGAAGGAAGAATAGCTGCAGTTAGGTGAAAGGACAAAGGTGATGTTTACAGCTGATGCTTTAAATAGAAGTAACAGAAGAAACAGTCTTCTAGGGGGCAGGGGATTAGCAGATGAAAGCTGCCAAAGCCCCCCCCAGAATTCTCCTTAGAGAAGGAGGAGGCTGAACAGATCTGAACTTCATGCTGGGTGTTACAAATGAGGACAACTTGGACTGGAACCTAATCAGAAAGGGAGACTGGTGGGGTGGCAGctacactcaaaaaaaaaaaaaaaaaaagagcctggcagcaagcagagagctgggaatACAACAAGGAGGCTTGCAGGAATGGTGTACATAGGCTGCTGTAAGTACACTTAAGACAGGGTTGTTATGGAAACCTGAGTTTAAGATGACAGGGAAATCTGCACTGTCAGTGAGGATCCTCCACCACACTTGACCCAACACCTTCTACCAGCTTTTTCGTACAAAATTGGGTCTTTGCTAAGGTCTGTCATGTACCTTAATCACCTCCTCAAACtggaatgctgttttttttattttaatggcacACTGAATCTGCAGACTGTAAAGCAAGCTTTGTTTATCTGGAAATTGTAACAAAGAGCCTCTTCAAACAGAAACCTCCCTCTTCATAAGATGGACTGTGGTAGCATTTTTGAAACTGGTATTCCCTGAAAAAATTGATATTGAGTAGGAAACCAGGAGAAATACATTTACCCTTCAAATGCAGAGACATGAGCAGTACAGTTTACTTCAAGGTGACTACGAGCTTTCTTTAAACAGCAGCATGAAAGCAGAAAGTAAGCAGTGGCACAAGACTTCATGTTTTGAGGAAGATGAGGGTAACGGACTGCTGCAAGGCAAGGAATAGTTTCCCACCTGTCCCTCTCTAGACAGTTACCTTCTCCAAGGCTCTTCTGTCTCTTTGTTGGAATTCATCATTTTGTAGCGTCCAAGGTGAGATGGGGTCCGGACAATTTTCATTCCTGCTAACTGGAtcctttaaaaggaagaataaaatgtttgtttaggTATAAGGATGTAATTTTGAGGCTTAGCTCTAGGGAAAGGTCAAGGGCAGAGAGGATGTTCAGTGTTAATGCaatcaaagcaaaatgcaaaagctgAAGGGAATGAGTTTAACAGTGCCAAATTatcctctccagcaggttctGACCAGGCTTAGACTAGGATGCTCTCAGCTGCACTGTATTTTGACAGGGTACTAAGAGGATTAGCAAGCAAGGAACAAACAACAGCATACAGAGCCTTCAAGAGCAACTCCCCTGCATCTGACAAGTGAGCATTATTTTCACTTCCTTGTAAGAGCAGAGCTGTTACTGCCTAGAGCTCCATCaccattttttttagaaaaaaattgccCTTTCTGAAAGAATCCAGGCCTGAGTTTCAGAATGAAGTTAAGTCTGTTCTTGAGAAGTGCCACTGCTGCAAATAGCCTTGATGAGAGCACTGCCTTCAAGAAAGATTGCTGTTCTGGTGTCTGTATGTAGCAACTGTGACCTGGTCAGCTGCAGGACAGtttgagggggggaaaaaaaaaaaaaagcaatctacAGCTTCAGAATTCTAAATTAGAGCTTgctaaaaactgcattttgtgtGACTTTAAGCAATCCATTACAGACGGCATCTGTTAGCTTACCAACAGAAATTGCCAGTAATGCTGCTAGACCCAGTGAGCCTTTGTTATCGCAGGACACTGCTTATGCAAAGACAATTCCTGCAAATGTACGAATGAATGTTTGCCTCATTTAGGTTATTTAACTGGCATGTTTGCAGCATTTGATTGCCTTCTGTTGAGATCTAGTACCACAGCAAGCTGCACTGAAGCAGGAATGTTCTGAAGCTGAAAGAAGCTACAGAACTGAGTATTTGTTAGGCTGGAGATATCAGATGATTACATTTCACTGACTGACACTTATTTCAGTTTGGGTTTTAGACAAGGCAGCTTTTTGAACACCACTTATTTTGATTAAATGtacaataagaaaaaagcaCTAAACTAGCTTTGCTGTTGCAATATTAACTCTTTCATGAGGTTATTAGTTTAATGCATTCATTTACTGTTTTAAGAACCCAGATTTCCCTGCAGCTGATGATAttaacacagcagcagttctaATTAGAATAGtattttattctaataaaaGGTAAGTCCTGATGTTTACTAGGACCAACTTAAGTACCACAGTCCACCAACTGTAAGTAGCAGCCacaattattactatttttgctAATTGTCTTAATGAGCAGTATCCCAGCATGAAAtctttatgcaggacttttGGATATTTCACTGATGCTGGTAAGTTTTTTCTCTCTACCTTAAGAAGTGCTTGAGTACTCCTAAAAATCCAGTCCCACTAGGGGCATCAACCTGGTTATCCCAAACCAGCTATCTCATTCCTAGCTTTTGCAAGGTGAGACTTCAGCATATGAATAAAGCTTTAGTTAAGTCACTGTCTATGGATTCCACAAACCTAGAACCCTCTTTCTCTGAAAACTTGTGAGAATAGCAATGCAGGACTAATTTCCCTTCAAGAGGGGGCTATTTTGGGATCTACATAACCTGCTTGCCCTGAGACACTTCTGCAGGGAATTGTGCTCTCATGCATTAATTGAGATGACTTTACCACTGGTACTTGAAAAATCACACTAGAGGCCAAAGCTGTACTGAGAACAGCATTGTAATAGTCaatttaaagatgttttctaGGCATCCTGTTATTGTAATAAGTGCTGAATCTCTGAACAACCATCCACCATTTCAACTAGCTAGccctgaaaggaaaatgaggattTGTGTTAAGCAAAGTGATTTCAattctcagaagaaagaaaagctttgtaaaGCCTCCTACAGTTCTCAACCAGAAAACTCTGCcaaaactgtaattttgttACAGTCTTCAGGACCAACAAAGCATAAAACTAAACTGACAATAATGGCCTTATAAACCACCCTGTAAGCTTGCCTCAGTGCAAGACAATAAAGATGCACAGTGCAACTACAGAGGTTAGTAAAGAAGATACAAGCCATGATTTTGTACTTGAAGCCATTTGCATGAGGCAGAGTACTTGAAACTAAACTCATTGTATTCACTTGCATAgcatgctgctgccatggcaacCACCCTACAAGAAAAAATCCTGTCAGAGCTCCCTGTCACTGACTCAGTGGTACGCAGACTTCTCCAGCGCTCAGCACAGAAATCAGACTTCCTTGTGTTCCTTAATTCCAAGTATTGGTGACTAGATAGTATTTAGAGCAACCTAGGTTGGCAACTGTTTGGGAAAtgataaagagaaagaaaaatcagggtGGCTCATAGATTCCCTTCCTTGGGGCTGTTTATGTCAATGAAATCACTTGTCAGCTACAGGCAGTTACAACCCCTTGGAAGCAATCCTGAGCAAGTCAAGGCACTAGGATGTTTTACCCCCAGTGTCTGAGGAAAGCTTTGTCTTCCCATTGCACAATAATTAGTCAGATACTGAGCGTTTTCTGACAGCCATCACACCCAATGCCAATAGCATTTGGATTGCAACGATGCTGCAAGCATGTTGAGGAGCCACATCTTAGTTCTTCCTCAGAATAATGCTAAATGTTTCACTCAACACCTGGGCTCTGTTTTTAGTCTGCTCTGTGCATCAGTACCTTGTAGCGATGTCGTCGTTTTCACCACCACTGCCCCAGTATGTGTTTGGAAACCCATTCATCTTCATGTAGTGCTCTGGAGTCAAAGCAGATACACCCCCAAAGAAGGACTTATATGGAAGACtaaaaagagaaggggaaaaaaaaaaaaggatcaataTTGAGGGCTAATAACCAGTCCttaacaagcaaacaacacaATGCAAGTCACAGACATTAATCTCATCCCTTGCAGAATATTTGTAGAAGCAGATGGCTGCAGAGTAGCTGGTTTAACAGTACTCCTGTGGAAAGTTTTAAGCCCCGAATTAAGACACACTCATTATTTACTGAAACTTGAACCAGCAAAATCAGCGTAATTCCTGCCCCTCCCTACGAGTAGGTCAAGGTAAAGCtggttttaaaattaacttctcaAGTTAGTTCCAAATACCTACATTGCATCATGCATCTTCCATGTACTCCAGTAACTCCTACCCCATACTTTTATCCTGGGAAGAACTGGCAGATTTCTGATTGCCTTTATTGGCCAAGCTAAGCTAACAGTGGAACGGGGAAATACATGCACAGAACTGTTCACGTTATGTGGCTTAGGTCAGCCATACCCCTTCCTGGGGAAGCCACtagtgcaaaaacaaaaaataaaccccCCAGATCTTAAAGGCAGCATGAATGTGGACAGAGAAAGATGCAATCTATGAGGAAAGAGAACCCATTAGGATACAAACATCccaaagcagaaggaagcacTTACTTGTAGTGAAACTTATCGATGGCGCTAGCCATGTGTTTGGGATAGTATTCATCACAGATGTAGAGATTATAGTCATTCTCAGGTACTAGATCCACATCATGCAGAAGAAGGCAGTCCCAATCTTCATCCTTCAGGGCCTCCCGGACACCAATATTAAGCAACTTTGCTCGGTTAAAAGTACCATTCcccacctggaaaaaaaacacaccacaccATAAGTTGCTTCACCTAAACCAGAGGATCGTTTGATTCAAACTGGTGTTAGTGTAAAAGCCTCATCAACTGAATGACACTGGAGTGTTTCACCACTGGCTGAAAACTTCATCCCTAAACCCTGAAAGTTTTACTTCCTCTCTTCAAAATATTCTCAGGAACTGTGATGCATCAGGGGCCATACACCATTGGCATATGAGGAAGACAGACGCAGAGACCAGGTAAGTCAATCTTCAGGTCTACGCACGCACATCAACACTTCTGTCCTGACTACTGCTTCCTAAAgtttagaaataagaaaaacagatccCTGCCGCAAACAAAAAGCTTCCTTTCAGCCCTACTCAGCTATCAGTTTCAATTAATGAACCCAGAACTGTCCGTCTCTCCACTGATCTTTTGCAACACCGGTCCCCCATCAGCTAAGTCGCGGCTGTTTGCCCTGCATAGGCTGGCACACAGCAAGGTCAAGccagatgttttcatttaatgcaGTCTAAAAATACCTGATTTGAGTTTAGCATTTAGTCTCAACAGTTTTACTCAGTAGCTATGCTGACAAGCCACTGACAGACAGCCCACATTCAACTCTTGAACTGCTGAAA carries:
- the B4GALT3 gene encoding beta-1,4-galactosyltransferase 3 isoform X2; translation: MQSPSPKASLVVKWFVCGISGALLARQLSSVSVHVQVVWLFLLPSLQRIGPLIVSFRALPSERMIIKKNPFVQSGGLYRPPHCLARYKSAILVAYSNQEKDLHHLLYYIHPFLQRQQLSYRIYLIQQVGNGTFNRAKLLNIGVREALKDEDWDCLLLHDVDLVPENDYNLYICDEYYPKHMASAIDKFHYNLPYKSFFGGVSALTPEHYMKMNGFPNTYWGSGGENDDIATRIQLAGMKIVRTPSHLGRYKMMNSNKETEEPWRRSASRHNTGKTWKDDGMNSLEFKLLSRTKHPLYTNITVDIGYVPPFS
- the B4GALT3 gene encoding beta-1,4-galactosyltransferase 3 isoform X1, translated to MSLPRVENPCFLLFLLAFQALFILILYRGGPAGVFRGLSGSPQVPDFSKPHDVYTNLSLLARRPAEDALPYCSARSPLLVGPLIVSFRALPSERMIIKKNPFVQSGGLYRPPHCLARYKSAILVAYSNQEKDLHHLLYYIHPFLQRQQLSYRIYLIQQVGNGTFNRAKLLNIGVREALKDEDWDCLLLHDVDLVPENDYNLYICDEYYPKHMASAIDKFHYNLPYKSFFGGVSALTPEHYMKMNGFPNTYWGSGGENDDIATRIQLAGMKIVRTPSHLGRYKMMNSNKETEEPWRRSASRHNTGKTWKDDGMNSLEFKLLSRTKHPLYTNITVDIGYVPPFS